One genomic segment of Streptomyces sp. TLI_146 includes these proteins:
- a CDS encoding CaiB/BaiF CoA-transferase family protein, which yields MSTPQPLPLDGITVVAVEQAVSAPFATRQLADLGARVIKVERPDGGDFARHYDTAARGLASHFVWCNRGKESIALDLKDPRGLDVLRRLIAGADVFVQNLAHGAAARMGLDAATLCAAHPRLVAVDISGYGADGPYAHKRAYDMLVQCEAGLVSVTGTPEQPVKAGIPAADIAAAMYAYSGVLAALLRRGTTGRGGPVEVSMLDALAEWLGHPLHHVMHGGTEPARTGVAHAVIAPYNAYATADGQVLLSVQNDREWRRLTEQVLERPELAEDPAYATNTARTAHRAETDKAVGEALAGMTAAEAIARLEAAGIACARLNTVAQAAAHPQLAARDRWREVDSPAGPLRALLPPVVLPGGAEPRMGAVPALGEHTEALLRALGMTEELTAALRRDGVIA from the coding sequence ATGAGCACTCCGCAGCCCCTCCCCCTCGACGGGATCACGGTCGTCGCCGTGGAGCAGGCCGTCTCCGCCCCGTTCGCCACCCGCCAGCTCGCCGACCTCGGCGCCCGGGTGATCAAGGTCGAGCGGCCCGACGGCGGTGACTTCGCCCGTCACTACGACACCGCCGCCCGCGGCCTCGCCTCGCACTTCGTCTGGTGCAACCGGGGCAAGGAGTCGATCGCCCTGGATCTGAAGGACCCGCGCGGACTCGACGTCCTGCGGCGGCTGATCGCCGGGGCCGACGTGTTCGTGCAGAACCTGGCGCACGGGGCCGCCGCGAGGATGGGCCTGGACGCGGCCACGCTCTGCGCCGCACACCCCCGCCTGGTCGCGGTCGACATATCGGGGTACGGCGCCGACGGCCCGTACGCGCACAAGCGGGCGTACGACATGCTCGTGCAGTGCGAGGCCGGTCTGGTGTCCGTGACGGGGACGCCGGAGCAGCCCGTGAAGGCGGGGATCCCGGCCGCCGACATCGCCGCCGCGATGTACGCCTACTCGGGCGTCCTCGCGGCCCTGCTGCGCCGGGGCACCACCGGCCGCGGCGGCCCGGTGGAGGTCTCGATGCTGGACGCGCTGGCGGAGTGGCTGGGGCATCCCCTGCACCATGTGATGCACGGGGGAACGGAACCGGCGCGCACAGGGGTCGCGCACGCCGTCATCGCCCCGTACAACGCGTATGCGACGGCGGACGGCCAGGTGCTGCTCTCCGTACAGAACGACCGCGAGTGGCGGAGGCTGACCGAACAGGTGCTGGAACGACCGGAGTTGGCCGAAGACCCGGCGTACGCGACCAACACCGCGCGGACCGCGCACCGGGCGGAGACGGACAAGGCCGTCGGTGAGGCGCTGGCCGGGATGACCGCCGCCGAGGCGATCGCCCGCCTGGAGGCCGCCGGCATCGCGTGCGCGCGGCTCAACACGGTCGCTCAGGCCGCCGCGCATCCGCAGCTCGCGGCGCGCGACCGCTGGCGGGAGGTGGACTCACCGGCGGGGCCGCTGCGGGCGCTGCTGCCGCCCGTCGTCCTGCCGGGCGGCGCCGAGCCGAGGATGGGTGCGGTACCGGCGCTGGGCGAGCACACCGAAGCGCTGCTGCGAGCCCTGGGGATGACAGAGGAGCTGACAGCAGCGCTGCGCCGGGACGGCGTGATCGCCTGA